Proteins encoded in a region of the Corynebacterium genitalium ATCC 33030 genome:
- the rpoZ gene encoding DNA-directed RNA polymerase subunit omega: protein MTNDLANADVNEHVYDAPEGITAPPIDELLTKVSSKYALVIFAAKRARQINSYYQEQDEGVFEFIGPLVTPQQGEKPLSIALREIEAGLLEHEEGQ from the coding sequence ATGACCAACGACCTAGCTAACGCAGATGTCAACGAGCACGTATACGACGCGCCCGAAGGCATCACCGCCCCGCCTATCGACGAACTGCTGACCAAGGTCTCCTCCAAGTACGCCCTGGTGATCTTTGCCGCTAAGCGCGCCCGCCAGATCAACAGCTACTACCAGGAGCAGGACGAGGGCGTGTTCGAATTCATCGGCCCGCTGGTCACCCCGCAGCAGGGTGAGAAGCCGCTGTCCATCGCTCTCCGCGAGATCGAAGCAGGCTTGCTGGAGCACGAAGAGGGCCAGTAA
- the gmk gene encoding guanylate kinase — protein MTNVNGKGRLVVLAGPSAVGKSTIVRRLREAVEDLYFSVSMTTRDPRPGEVDGKDYFFVTREAFQNRIDSGEMLEWAEIHGGLQRSGTPAQPVREALAAGRPVLVEVDLEGARNIKAIMPEAVTVFLAPPSWEVLVERLTGRATESDDVIARRLETARAELAAQDEFDDVIINNDLDDAVQEINDILLSVRRPNNE, from the coding sequence GTGACAAACGTGAACGGGAAGGGCCGGCTGGTAGTTTTGGCTGGCCCTTCCGCCGTTGGTAAGTCAACCATCGTGCGGCGGCTGCGCGAGGCTGTCGAGGACCTGTACTTCTCCGTCTCCATGACCACCCGCGACCCGCGGCCTGGGGAAGTGGACGGCAAGGACTACTTCTTTGTCACTCGGGAGGCATTCCAGAACCGCATCGACTCCGGCGAGATGCTCGAGTGGGCTGAGATTCACGGCGGCCTGCAACGTTCCGGCACTCCGGCGCAGCCCGTGCGCGAGGCGCTGGCAGCTGGCCGGCCGGTTCTCGTCGAAGTCGACCTGGAAGGTGCCCGCAACATCAAGGCGATCATGCCTGAGGCAGTGACCGTCTTCCTGGCGCCCCCGTCCTGGGAGGTGCTTGTGGAGCGTCTTACCGGCCGCGCCACCGAGTCCGATGACGTCATTGCGCGTCGACTTGAAACGGCCCGCGCCGAGCTCGCCGCCCAAGACGAGTTCGACGACGTCATTATCAACAACGACCTGGATGACGCGGTCCAAGAGATCAATGATATTCTCTTGAGCGTCCGCCGTCCGAACAACGAATAG
- the metK gene encoding methionine adenosyltransferase, with translation MTFHRLFTSESVTEGHADKICDAISDTILDDMLAQDPHSRVAVETLVTTGQVHVVGEVTTQAYSNIAKLVRDKLVEIGFTSSEVGFDGRTCGVNIAIGDQSTEISDGVTDSLEVRSNESTEAEDKAGAGDQGLMFGYATDETPEFMPLPISTAHRLSRRLTQVRKDGIVRGLRPDGKTQVTFAYDGDTPVYLDTVVISTQHDPDFTGQELVDALRTHVLEHVLREAGLEDFLTAETKLLVNPSGSFVLGGPMGDAGLTGRKIIVDTYGGMARHGGGAFSGKDPSKVDRSAAYAMRWVAKNIVAAGLAKRVEVQVAYAIGRATPVGLYVETFGTAADGQTSESIQQAVEKVFDLRPAAIIRELDLLRPIYAPTAAYGHFGRTDVDFPWEALDKVDDLKAAAGI, from the coding sequence ATGACATTCCACCGCCTTTTCACCAGCGAGTCCGTGACTGAAGGCCACGCGGACAAGATTTGTGACGCCATTTCTGACACCATCCTCGACGACATGCTCGCCCAGGACCCGCATTCGCGTGTGGCGGTGGAAACGCTCGTGACCACCGGCCAGGTGCACGTGGTGGGCGAGGTGACCACCCAGGCCTACTCGAACATTGCGAAGCTGGTGCGCGACAAACTCGTAGAGATCGGATTCACCTCTTCGGAGGTCGGATTCGACGGTCGCACCTGCGGCGTCAACATTGCGATCGGTGACCAGTCCACGGAGATTTCCGACGGCGTGACAGATTCGCTCGAAGTCCGCTCCAACGAGTCGACCGAGGCGGAGGACAAGGCCGGTGCCGGCGACCAGGGCCTTATGTTCGGCTACGCCACCGACGAAACGCCCGAGTTCATGCCGCTGCCGATCTCCACGGCCCACCGCCTGTCGCGCCGCCTGACGCAGGTGCGCAAGGACGGTATTGTGCGCGGCTTGCGCCCGGACGGCAAAACGCAGGTCACTTTCGCCTACGACGGTGACACACCCGTCTACCTGGACACTGTGGTCATTTCCACGCAGCACGATCCAGACTTCACGGGCCAGGAGCTTGTCGACGCGCTACGCACCCACGTCCTCGAGCACGTCCTCCGCGAAGCGGGCCTGGAAGACTTCTTAACTGCCGAGACGAAGCTGCTGGTCAACCCGTCGGGATCCTTCGTGCTCGGCGGACCGATGGGGGATGCGGGGCTGACCGGCCGCAAGATCATCGTGGACACCTACGGCGGCATGGCTCGCCACGGCGGCGGCGCGTTTTCCGGCAAGGACCCGTCAAAGGTGGACCGTTCTGCGGCGTATGCGATGCGCTGGGTGGCCAAGAACATTGTCGCGGCAGGCCTGGCTAAGCGCGTCGAGGTCCAGGTCGCGTACGCGATTGGCCGGGCGACGCCGGTGGGTCTCTATGTGGAGACCTTCGGCACCGCTGCCGACGGACAGACCAGTGAGTCTATTCAGCAGGCCGTGGAAAAGGTCTTCGACCTGCGCCCCGCAGCGATCATCCGCGAGCTCGACCTGCTGCGCCCGATCTACGCGCCGACGGCGGCGTATGGCCACTTCGGCCGCACCGACGTGGACTTCCCGTGGGAGGCGCTGGACAAGGTCGACGACCTGAAGGCCGCCGCAGGAATCTAG
- the def gene encoding peptide deformylase produces MTVRPIRIFGDPVLNSEATRIDTFDEALRTLVSDMLETMDAAGGVGLAANQIGLTKRIFVYDCNGMRGALINPVWEPIDDYVQIGPEGCLSIPGIQAEVERHENVIARGQDEFGRPVAIRGNGLLARCIQHETDHLDGVLFLRRLEPEVRKEAMAVIRGADWHQAQGELVEERDRA; encoded by the coding sequence ATGACAGTTCGCCCCATCAGGATCTTCGGGGATCCGGTGCTCAATTCCGAAGCCACCCGCATCGACACGTTCGACGAAGCGCTACGCACGCTGGTCAGCGACATGCTGGAGACGATGGATGCCGCCGGCGGCGTGGGCTTGGCTGCCAACCAGATCGGGCTGACCAAGCGCATTTTCGTCTACGACTGCAACGGCATGCGCGGCGCCCTGATCAATCCGGTGTGGGAGCCGATCGACGACTACGTGCAGATCGGCCCAGAGGGCTGTTTGTCCATCCCGGGCATTCAGGCTGAGGTGGAGCGGCACGAGAACGTCATCGCTCGCGGCCAAGATGAGTTCGGCCGTCCGGTGGCAATCCGCGGCAACGGCTTGCTGGCGCGCTGCATCCAGCACGAAACAGACCACCTGGACGGGGTGCTGTTCCTGCGGCGTTTGGAGCCGGAGGTGCGCAAGGAAGCCATGGCGGTTATCCGCGGTGCGGATTGGCACCAGGCACAGGGGGAGCTGGTTGAGGAAAGAGACAGGGCATGA
- a CDS encoding polysaccharide deacetylase family protein codes for MAAVCVVPLAAPAAPAAADPSSADPALTLDTETLQTPSMSVVPEPSGEAMPKLDVPSEDCSDCVAVTFDDGPSDETVRLLNILRDMDAKASFFVIGTGAELRPGILRRMLNDKHTIANHSRNHPPLSTLADAGIMNELDVTNADIKDAVFWGPRWLRPPYGDMDARVASIAGSRGLSLAMWDVDTNDWQHHNAATSCDIAVDQSQPGSIILLHDIHTESVDAVPCIIDGLRAKGLRPVSLDEMIPEPEAGRTYTNKFTPAS; via the coding sequence GTGGCTGCCGTCTGTGTAGTTCCCCTGGCGGCGCCTGCCGCCCCCGCAGCGGCTGACCCGAGCTCTGCTGACCCCGCACTCACGCTCGACACCGAGACGCTGCAGACACCGTCAATGAGCGTCGTGCCAGAGCCATCCGGCGAGGCCATGCCGAAGCTCGATGTCCCGTCGGAGGACTGCTCCGACTGCGTAGCGGTCACGTTTGATGACGGCCCTTCCGACGAGACCGTCCGGCTGCTCAACATTCTGCGCGACATGGATGCCAAGGCCAGCTTCTTTGTCATCGGGACGGGTGCCGAACTACGACCCGGCATATTGCGCCGCATGCTCAACGACAAGCACACCATCGCCAACCACTCGCGCAACCACCCGCCGCTGTCCACGCTCGCCGACGCTGGCATTATGAACGAGCTCGACGTGACCAACGCCGACATCAAGGATGCCGTGTTCTGGGGTCCGCGCTGGCTGCGCCCGCCCTATGGCGACATGGACGCCCGTGTGGCCTCCATCGCCGGCAGCCGCGGTCTCTCGCTGGCAATGTGGGATGTGGACACGAACGACTGGCAGCATCACAACGCAGCAACGTCGTGCGATATCGCCGTCGATCAATCCCAGCCTGGCTCGATCATTCTGCTGCACGACATCCACACAGAAAGCGTCGACGCCGTCCCGTGCATCATTGACGGGCTGCGCGCGAAAGGCCTGCGCCCTGTCAGCCTCGACGAGATGATTCCCGAGCCGGAAGCCGGCAGGACCTACACCAACAAATTCACCCCCGCGTCTTAG
- the coaBC gene encoding bifunctional phosphopantothenoylcysteine decarboxylase/phosphopantothenate--cysteine ligase CoaBC has protein sequence MSDQSAEMTPEHMPLNVVVGVAGGIAAYKACHLVREFTEAGHSVRVVPTPAALNFVGAATFEALSGNPVDTGVFAKVDKVQHVRVGKEADLIVIAPATADTIARIAAGRADDLLTATVLVATCPVVLAPAMHTEMWENPATRDNVATLRRRGVIVLEPAHGRLTGTDTGAGRMLEAEQIAEMARTVVKRGRFERSLEGKKVVISAGGTQENIDPVRFIGNRSSGRQGFALADIAVHRGADVTIVAGATDELFTPPGANIVRVRSTRDMEQAVNDAAEGADIIIMAAAVADYRPEEEATSKLKKGQADDSLSTVKLVENPDILKGLVDKHVPATIVGFAAETDTPLEHGKAKLARKGADMLMVNDVSGGKVFGEKRNSGWLLAKDGGVEEIADGTKHEVAAGIWDAIEKLLPN, from the coding sequence ATGAGCGACCAGTCTGCAGAGATGACGCCCGAGCACATGCCCCTCAATGTCGTCGTTGGTGTTGCCGGAGGCATTGCGGCCTATAAGGCGTGCCACCTCGTCCGCGAGTTCACCGAAGCGGGGCATAGCGTGCGCGTCGTGCCTACCCCGGCCGCACTGAACTTCGTCGGCGCCGCTACGTTCGAGGCTCTTTCGGGCAACCCGGTGGATACAGGCGTGTTCGCGAAGGTGGATAAGGTCCAGCACGTCCGCGTGGGCAAGGAGGCAGACCTCATTGTCATCGCCCCGGCGACAGCGGACACCATCGCGCGCATCGCGGCAGGCAGGGCGGATGATCTGTTGACGGCAACTGTGCTCGTCGCCACGTGTCCGGTGGTGCTCGCCCCGGCAATGCACACGGAGATGTGGGAGAACCCGGCTACGCGCGACAACGTTGCAACGCTGCGCCGCCGCGGCGTGATCGTGCTCGAACCTGCCCACGGCCGGCTGACGGGCACGGACACTGGTGCGGGTCGCATGTTGGAGGCGGAGCAGATTGCGGAGATGGCGCGCACCGTCGTCAAGCGGGGGCGGTTTGAGCGCTCGCTGGAGGGCAAGAAGGTCGTCATCAGCGCCGGCGGGACGCAGGAGAATATTGATCCCGTGCGCTTCATCGGCAACCGGTCGTCGGGGCGTCAGGGGTTTGCGCTCGCGGACATCGCTGTACACCGTGGGGCGGACGTCACGATCGTCGCCGGTGCCACGGATGAGCTGTTCACCCCACCGGGCGCAAACATTGTCAGGGTGCGCTCCACCCGCGACATGGAACAGGCGGTCAATGACGCGGCGGAAGGCGCGGACATCATCATCATGGCCGCCGCCGTCGCCGATTACCGCCCGGAAGAAGAGGCGACCAGCAAGCTGAAGAAGGGCCAGGCGGACGACTCGCTCAGCACCGTGAAATTGGTGGAGAACCCGGACATTTTGAAGGGGCTCGTCGACAAGCACGTGCCTGCGACGATCGTGGGATTCGCGGCGGAGACGGACACCCCGCTCGAGCACGGCAAAGCGAAACTCGCGCGCAAGGGCGCGGACATGCTCATGGTCAACGACGTCAGCGGCGGCAAGGTGTTCGGCGAGAAGCGCAACAGCGGCTGGCTGCTGGCGAAGGACGGCGGTGTCGAAGAGATCGCTGACGGCACAAAGCACGAGGTGGCGGCCGGTATCTGGGACGCGATTGAGAAGCTGTTGCCCAATTAG
- a CDS encoding DUF3558 family protein gives MRDRGFSIVIGVMLALTLAGCGLEVQNLGIPAQGDNQTEGGLPATGEPEVERPAFHFRSGTLELGDFVYEDIKDNLFDPCQEISAEEFAQIGFKSTGQSRYLIHNGGWGCALEGGDPNLIYLVATASSTKDEIVAGAERVSVDMSDVVDDAVTYRGFDDEEESCIAAVDTVRGQFSVLAGRFEGSVTFEELCNEAVTVLDHLYEI, from the coding sequence ATGAGAGATCGGGGGTTCTCCATCGTCATTGGGGTTATGTTGGCGCTAACTCTAGCTGGCTGCGGTTTGGAAGTTCAGAACTTGGGCATACCAGCCCAGGGAGACAACCAGACCGAGGGCGGTTTACCGGCCACAGGGGAACCGGAAGTGGAACGCCCAGCGTTCCACTTCCGGAGCGGAACTCTTGAGCTAGGGGACTTCGTTTACGAAGATATCAAAGACAACCTCTTTGACCCCTGCCAAGAGATCTCCGCTGAAGAATTTGCACAAATCGGATTCAAATCAACGGGGCAAAGCCGCTACTTGATCCACAACGGTGGTTGGGGTTGCGCACTAGAAGGGGGCGATCCAAACCTTATCTACTTGGTCGCAACCGCATCTTCAACGAAGGATGAAATTGTCGCAGGTGCGGAACGGGTATCAGTCGACATGTCTGATGTCGTAGACGACGCTGTCACGTACCGCGGATTCGACGACGAGGAAGAGTCTTGTATCGCAGCCGTAGATACCGTACGGGGGCAATTCTCGGTTCTAGCAGGACGGTTTGAAGGCTCGGTCACTTTTGAGGAGCTTTGCAATGAGGCAGTGACCGTTCTCGATCACTTATACGAGATCTAG
- the fmt gene encoding methionyl-tRNA formyltransferase, producing the protein MRLIFAGTPEPAVVALQKLIASDHEVVAVLTRPDAKKGRGRTLHPSPVKALAMEHGIEVLTPETLRGNEEVHARLTELAPDAIPVVAYGNLIPKDFLAIPRHGWINLHFSLLPQWRGAAPVQAGILHGDEFGGATTFRIDQGLDTGDIIGQQREEIRATDTADDLLTRLAYDGADLLVRTMDDLESGAATFTLQEGEATYAPKITKDDARIDWQSSAAEIDRAVRAHTPGPGAWTTLDDARYKVGPITPSHEQLAPGHVAISKDEVRVGTGDGSVVLGMIQPPGKKMMRATDWARGLHTSGSEDRSGAGAEVVFE; encoded by the coding sequence ATGAGATTGATTTTCGCAGGCACACCCGAACCGGCCGTCGTCGCACTGCAGAAGCTCATCGCCTCCGATCACGAGGTCGTCGCAGTGCTCACCCGCCCGGACGCGAAGAAGGGCCGCGGCCGCACCCTGCATCCGTCGCCGGTCAAGGCGCTGGCTATGGAGCACGGCATCGAGGTGCTCACCCCAGAGACTCTGCGCGGCAACGAGGAGGTGCATGCCCGGCTGACGGAGCTGGCTCCCGATGCCATTCCCGTTGTCGCCTACGGCAATCTCATCCCAAAGGACTTTCTGGCCATTCCCCGCCACGGCTGGATCAACCTGCACTTTTCGCTGCTGCCGCAATGGCGCGGGGCCGCACCCGTGCAGGCCGGGATTCTCCACGGCGACGAATTCGGCGGCGCCACGACGTTCCGGATCGACCAGGGCTTGGACACTGGTGACATCATCGGTCAACAGCGTGAAGAAATCCGCGCCACCGACACGGCGGATGACCTGCTGACGCGCCTGGCCTATGACGGTGCTGACCTGCTCGTCCGCACCATGGATGACCTGGAATCCGGTGCCGCGACATTCACCCTGCAGGAGGGGGAGGCGACCTACGCGCCGAAGATCACTAAAGATGATGCCCGCATTGACTGGCAGTCCTCCGCGGCGGAGATTGACCGCGCCGTTCGCGCCCACACACCGGGCCCCGGAGCGTGGACAACGCTTGACGACGCCCGCTACAAAGTCGGCCCCATCACCCCCTCCCACGAGCAACTCGCGCCGGGGCATGTGGCCATTTCCAAGGACGAAGTGCGTGTTGGCACCGGCGACGGGTCCGTTGTGCTGGGCATGATCCAGCCCCCGGGAAAGAAGATGATGCGGGCCACCGACTGGGCCCGCGGCCTCCACACCTCCGGCTCTGAAGACAGGTCTGGAGCTGGCGCGGAGGTGGTCTTCGAATGA
- a CDS encoding HNH endonuclease signature motif containing protein — MNFTSLIQAVAEAPLDALSGFDRSAALAAGLSPARVGEWQLVHSAYFGPTRSTQAARDQRDAASAAREAAISLDMLAVIERSISHLESDAQRGEFRGRLLKASTSVTTCQALRSLAKSIVPARKPSPNKSVRVSTSCNGLRTAVITACEHVMADLEAALRADIDADHPAGPQMAAAFEELMRSGAGVPHAAPRPLILVPAPELSRIIAGEGDEVVLGLTDGTTITGADFLASYFANGVHGLEVALFHPTEGPVNLYRSRRFASPKQRTLAKATQPICASPDCRMPAEHCEVHHVDPWKNGGPTNMDNLTVLCSYHNRMNDDDEHIYKRGRIAINNGRPTWVSPTGHPRANKRHPYGAMTTLFGDSPTPKARAGQAMAS; from the coding sequence ATGAACTTCACTTCGCTAATACAAGCTGTGGCAGAGGCACCGTTAGACGCCTTGTCGGGCTTCGACCGGTCTGCCGCGCTCGCTGCGGGCTTGTCCCCCGCGCGCGTTGGCGAATGGCAACTCGTCCACAGTGCGTACTTCGGGCCCACGCGCTCGACTCAAGCGGCCCGTGATCAACGTGACGCCGCTTCGGCGGCCCGCGAGGCTGCAATTAGCCTTGACATGCTCGCCGTGATTGAACGCAGCATCAGCCATCTGGAGTCGGACGCGCAGCGCGGGGAGTTCAGGGGGCGGTTGCTTAAAGCGTCGACAAGCGTGACGACGTGCCAAGCGCTGCGCAGCCTCGCCAAAAGCATCGTCCCAGCCAGAAAGCCGAGCCCGAACAAGTCCGTCCGCGTCAGCACGTCGTGCAACGGACTACGCACCGCGGTCATCACCGCATGCGAGCACGTCATGGCCGACCTCGAAGCCGCGCTGAGAGCAGATATCGACGCCGATCACCCCGCCGGGCCCCAGATGGCCGCCGCCTTCGAGGAGCTCATGCGCAGCGGTGCGGGTGTTCCTCACGCAGCGCCCCGACCGTTGATTCTCGTGCCAGCCCCTGAGCTGTCACGCATCATCGCAGGTGAAGGGGATGAGGTCGTGCTTGGGCTGACCGACGGCACCACGATCACCGGCGCCGATTTCCTGGCCTCCTACTTCGCCAACGGCGTGCACGGCCTCGAAGTCGCGTTGTTCCACCCTACGGAGGGTCCAGTCAACCTCTACCGCAGCCGTCGTTTCGCCAGCCCGAAGCAACGCACGTTGGCCAAGGCGACGCAACCGATCTGCGCGAGCCCGGACTGCCGCATGCCGGCTGAGCACTGCGAGGTCCACCATGTTGACCCGTGGAAGAACGGCGGGCCGACCAACATGGACAACCTCACCGTTTTGTGCAGCTACCACAATCGCATGAACGACGATGACGAGCACATTTACAAACGCGGCCGCATCGCCATCAATAACGGGCGCCCCACCTGGGTCTCCCCGACCGGTCACCCGCGGGCGAACAAACGCCACCCGTACGGTGCGATGACGACGCTCTTCGGCGACTCGCCAACGCCGAAAGCGCGAGCCGGCCAGGCGATGGCTAGTTAA
- a CDS encoding primosomal protein N' — protein MPETLATDNPVARVLPLLGLPHLDRPFDYLVAESDSEAAQPGVRVRIRFAGRLVDALVLERAATSDHEGKLRFIERVVSPEVVYPERMRLLIDALADRYAATRSDLIRTAIPPRHTKAEETDTTTAWEELGEAAEPDLSAWSAYEHGESFVDAVIGGTLARAAWQIAPGDDWAAALAALATKVAKDGGGVLIVVPDQTDVDTVDVALRELVGPRQITTLTASLGPQARYSRFLSVLHGQGRIVVGTRSAGFAPVEKLQLAVVMFDGDDSLVDPRAPYTHAREVLTTRSAIEKASLIIGGHARTAETQLLVESGWAHDLVAPRATVRARSPFIHAAGDSDFALEKDPRAAAARIPSVAFEAARKALAADKPVLFQVPRTGYVQSLACGNCREPARCRACNGPLGLPSGGEAAAPTCRWCGRMDSSYVCPVCGSHRLRAVVLGTQRTAEELGRAFAPAKVIMSWGEKILKEVPGGPAIVVATPGAEPRASGGYGAAVLLDTWALLGRPDMRASEEALAKWMGAAGLVDKQGDVVVVADPALPVVQHLIRWDAPGYAAHELEARREVRFPPAVHMAAVDSPRESLTDFLAHIDLPPHAEVLGPVDLADETYQQRVLIRAPLSTRTALGKALRAANVNRATRKQEVPLRITVNPMDIG, from the coding sequence ATGCCTGAGACGCTCGCCACGGACAACCCTGTTGCGCGTGTCTTGCCGCTTCTGGGTTTGCCGCATTTGGACCGGCCGTTTGATTACCTGGTGGCCGAATCAGACTCGGAAGCCGCGCAGCCGGGCGTGCGTGTGCGCATTCGTTTCGCGGGGCGGCTCGTGGACGCGCTGGTGCTCGAGCGCGCCGCCACCAGCGACCACGAGGGGAAACTGCGGTTCATTGAGCGTGTCGTTTCCCCGGAGGTGGTCTACCCAGAGCGCATGCGCTTGCTTATCGACGCATTAGCCGACCGATACGCCGCCACCCGGTCCGACCTCATCCGCACCGCTATCCCGCCGCGCCACACCAAAGCCGAGGAAACGGACACCACCACAGCGTGGGAAGAGCTGGGCGAGGCAGCCGAGCCGGACTTGAGCGCCTGGAGCGCCTACGAGCACGGGGAATCCTTTGTCGATGCCGTCATCGGCGGAACACTCGCGCGGGCGGCCTGGCAAATTGCGCCCGGCGACGATTGGGCTGCCGCACTCGCGGCGCTAGCCACGAAGGTGGCGAAGGACGGCGGGGGAGTCCTCATCGTCGTACCCGACCAGACGGACGTCGACACGGTCGACGTAGCCCTGCGCGAGCTGGTGGGGCCGCGGCAGATCACCACGCTCACGGCCTCACTTGGCCCCCAGGCAAGGTACAGCCGGTTCCTGTCGGTGCTGCATGGGCAGGGCCGGATTGTGGTGGGGACGCGGTCGGCGGGGTTCGCGCCCGTCGAAAAGCTGCAACTCGCCGTCGTGATGTTCGACGGCGACGATTCTCTCGTCGACCCGCGCGCCCCGTACACCCACGCGCGAGAGGTGCTGACTACGCGCTCAGCGATCGAGAAGGCCTCGCTCATCATCGGCGGTCACGCACGCACGGCGGAGACGCAGTTGCTTGTGGAATCCGGGTGGGCGCACGACTTGGTGGCGCCGCGTGCGACGGTGCGGGCTCGGTCGCCGTTCATTCACGCTGCTGGCGACAGCGACTTCGCGTTGGAGAAAGACCCGCGCGCGGCCGCTGCCCGCATCCCGTCTGTCGCGTTCGAGGCCGCACGCAAGGCGCTGGCCGCCGACAAGCCGGTGTTGTTCCAAGTACCGCGCACCGGGTATGTGCAGTCCTTGGCGTGCGGAAATTGCCGCGAACCAGCTCGCTGCCGCGCGTGCAACGGACCGCTGGGCCTGCCCAGTGGCGGGGAAGCCGCCGCGCCGACATGCCGCTGGTGTGGGCGGATGGACTCGTCGTACGTGTGCCCGGTGTGCGGCTCGCACCGCCTGAGGGCCGTCGTGCTGGGAACGCAGCGCACCGCGGAAGAACTCGGCCGCGCCTTCGCACCGGCCAAGGTGATCATGTCCTGGGGAGAGAAGATTCTCAAGGAGGTGCCGGGCGGGCCCGCCATCGTCGTCGCCACGCCGGGGGCAGAACCACGCGCCAGCGGAGGTTATGGTGCCGCTGTCCTGTTAGATACGTGGGCGTTGCTCGGCCGCCCGGACATGCGGGCGAGTGAGGAGGCGTTGGCGAAGTGGATGGGGGCGGCGGGGCTCGTCGATAAGCAAGGCGACGTTGTCGTTGTCGCAGACCCCGCGCTGCCCGTCGTCCAGCACCTCATCCGCTGGGATGCGCCCGGATATGCGGCCCACGAGCTGGAAGCGCGGCGTGAGGTGCGGTTCCCGCCCGCGGTGCACATGGCGGCGGTGGATTCGCCTAGGGAGTCGCTGACGGATTTCCTGGCGCACATCGATTTGCCGCCGCACGCGGAGGTGCTCGGCCCGGTTGACCTTGCTGACGAGACCTATCAACAGCGCGTGCTCATCCGCGCCCCGCTGTCGACGCGCACTGCGCTGGGCAAGGCGCTGCGGGCGGCGAACGTGAACCGTGCCACCCGCAAACAGGAGGTGCCGCTGCGCATCACCGTCAATCCGATGGACATTGGTTAG